From a single Pongo pygmaeus isolate AG05252 chromosome 12, NHGRI_mPonPyg2-v2.0_pri, whole genome shotgun sequence genomic region:
- the C12H2orf81 gene encoding uncharacterized protein C2orf81 homolog isoform X8, producing the protein MQQKHRRSATALAMAHEGSRQERQVRDRGVTRSKAEKVRPPTVPVPQCIPFTISQAREAMLQITEWRFLARDEGESAVAEDPTWGEDEEPSACTTDSWAQGSVPVLHAPTSEGLENFQGEVHSSGASPDSSAITPALHFPTSHCPSAFPQDPGGVDRIPLGRSWMGRGSQEQMESWEPSPELRVTSAPPPTSELFQEAGPRGPVEEADGQSRGLSSAGSLSASFQLSVEEAPADDADPSLDPYLVASPQASTEMGHPLGFHLSLEDLYCCMPQLDAAGNRLELRSEGVPCIASGVLLSYPSVGGATRPSASFQQQRAGPSDVRLSAHHHWMRRKAAVKRLDPARLPCHWVRPLAEVLVPDSQTRPLEAYRGRQRGEKTKARAEPQALGPGTRVSPAAFFPLRPGIPFRALDSGPALLFPTLNLGLSSPSLESKLPLPNSRIRFLTTHPVLPDVARSPSPKVWPSARWPSGWEGEAELLGELWAGRTRVLPQGLELADSLADGLDPGRWPRTTPPVLEATSQVMWKPVLLPEALKLAPGVSMWNQSTQVLLSSGVPEQEDKEGSTFPPVEQHPIQTGAPKPQVTVAQLMKNSAPKVWSRSSKPAASL; encoded by the exons aggcaggagaggcaggtcCGAGACCGCGGGGTGACCCGGTCCAAGGCGGAAAAAGTGCGGCCGCCCACTGTGCCAGTGCCGCAG tgcattccattcaccATCAGCCAGGCCCGGGAGGCCATGCTGCAGATCACCGAGTGGCGCTTCCTGGCCCGGGACGAGGGAGAATCTGCAGTAGCTGAGGACCCCACATGGGGTGAGGACGAGGAGCCTTCGGCATGCACGacggactcctgggctcagggttCAGTGCCCGTGCTGCACGCGCCCACCTCGGAGGGCCTGGAGAACTTCCAAGGCGAAGTACACTCCTCAGGAGCCTCTCCGGACTCCTCTGCCATTACTCCTGCTCTCCACTTTCCGACATCTCACTGCCCGAGTGCATTCCCCCAGGACCCTGGGGGCGTGGACCGGATCCCTTTAGGAAGGTCGTGGATGGGTCGAGGCTCCCAGGAGCAGATGGAATCTTGGGAGCCTTCTCCGGAGCTGAGAGTCACCTCGGCCCCTCCTCCCACATCAGAGCTGTTTCAGGAGGCAGGGCCCAGAGGTCCTGTAGAGGAAGCGGACGGCCAGTCTAGAGGCCTCTCCTCGGCCGGGTCCTTGAGCGCGAGCTTCCAACTGTCGGTGGAGGAGGCGCCTGCCGACGATGCCGACCCTTCTCTGGATCCGTACCTGGTAGCCAGCCCCCAGGCCTCAACCGAGATGGGACACCCCCTCGGCTTCCATTTGTCGTTGGAGGACCTCTACTGTTGCATGCCCCAACTGGACGCGGCTGGGAATCGGCTGGAACTCAGGTCAGAGGGTGTGCCCTGCATCGCCTCGGGCGTGTTGCTGTCCTACCCCTCTGTGGGCGGCGCCACCCGCCCCTCCGCGTCCTTCCAGCAGCAGCGGGCCGGGCCCTCGGATGTGCGGCTGagcgcccaccaccactggaTGCGCCGCAAGGCGGCCGTGAAACGCCTGGACCCTGCGCGGCTCCCGTGCCACTGGGTGCGCCCTCTGGCTGAGGTCCTGGTCCCAGACTCTCAAACACGCCCCTTGGAAGCCTACCGCGGACGCCAGCGGGGCGAGAAGACCAAGGCCCGGGCCGAACCCCAAGCCCTCGGCCCCGGCACCCGTGTCTCCCCGGCAGCGTTCTTCCCTCTCCGGCCAGGCATTCCTTTCCGTGCCTTGGACTCGGGCCCCGCACTCCTGTTCCCCACTTTAAATTTAGGCCTATCGTCGCCATCCCTCGAGTCAAAGCTTCCACTCCCCAACTCCAGGATCCGCTTCCTCACCACACACCCGGTGCTCCCTGATGTGgcccgcagccccagccccaaggTGTGGCCCAGTGCCAGGTGGCCCAGCGGTTGGGAGGGGGAGGCCGAGCTGCTGGGCGAGCTGTGGGCTGGCCGGACCCGCGTGCTTCCACAGGGTCTGGAGCTGGCAGACAGCCTGGCAGATGGCCTCGATCCTGGCAGATGGCCTCGAACCACACCCCCGGTCCTTGAAGCCACTTCCCAGGTGATGTGGAAGCCGGTGTTGCTGCCAGAAGCCCTGAAGCTGGCCCCTGGTGTGAGCATGTGGAACCAGAGCACCCAGGTGTTGCTCAGCTCTGGTGTGCCTGAACAGGAGGACAAAGAAGGTAGCACCTTTCCTCCCGTTGAGCAACACCCCATCCAGACAGGTGCCCCAAAGCCCCAGGTGACCGTAGCACAGCTAATGAAGAACTCAGCCCCCAAAGTGTGGTCACGCTCCTCTAAGCCTGCTGCCTCCCTCTGA
- the C12H2orf81 gene encoding uncharacterized protein C2orf81 homolog isoform X13 gives MQQKHRRSATALAMAHEGSCIPFTISQAREAMLQITEWRFLARDEGESAVAEDPTWGEDEEPSACTTDSWAQGSVPVLHAPTSEGLENFQGEVHSSGASPDSSAITPALHFPTSHCPSAFPQDPGGVDRIPLGRSWMGRGSQEQMESWEPSPELRVTSAPPPTSELFQEAGPRGPVEEADGQSRGLSSAGSLSASFQLSVEEAPADDADPSLDPYLVASPQASTEMGHPLGFHLSLEDLYCCMPQLDAAGNRLELRSEGVPCIASGVLLSYPSVGGATRPSASFQQQRAGPSDVRLSAHHHWMRRKAAVKRLDPARLPCHWVRPLAEVLVPDSQTRPLEAYRGRQRGEKTKARAEPQALGPGTRVSPAAFFPLRPGIPFRALDSGPALLFPTLNLGLSSPSLESKLPLPNSRIRFLTTHPVLPDVARSPSPKGLELADSLADGLDPGRWPRTTPPVLEATSQVMWKPVLLPEALKLAPGVSMWNQSTQVLLSSGVPEQEDKEGSTFPPVEQHPIQTGAPKPQVTVAQLMKNSAPKVWSRSSKPAASL, from the exons tgcattccattcaccATCAGCCAGGCCCGGGAGGCCATGCTGCAGATCACCGAGTGGCGCTTCCTGGCCCGGGACGAGGGAGAATCTGCAGTAGCTGAGGACCCCACATGGGGTGAGGACGAGGAGCCTTCGGCATGCACGacggactcctgggctcagggttCAGTGCCCGTGCTGCACGCGCCCACCTCGGAGGGCCTGGAGAACTTCCAAGGCGAAGTACACTCCTCAGGAGCCTCTCCGGACTCCTCTGCCATTACTCCTGCTCTCCACTTTCCGACATCTCACTGCCCGAGTGCATTCCCCCAGGACCCTGGGGGCGTGGACCGGATCCCTTTAGGAAGGTCGTGGATGGGTCGAGGCTCCCAGGAGCAGATGGAATCTTGGGAGCCTTCTCCGGAGCTGAGAGTCACCTCGGCCCCTCCTCCCACATCAGAGCTGTTTCAGGAGGCAGGGCCCAGAGGTCCTGTAGAGGAAGCGGACGGCCAGTCTAGAGGCCTCTCCTCGGCCGGGTCCTTGAGCGCGAGCTTCCAACTGTCGGTGGAGGAGGCGCCTGCCGACGATGCCGACCCTTCTCTGGATCCGTACCTGGTAGCCAGCCCCCAGGCCTCAACCGAGATGGGACACCCCCTCGGCTTCCATTTGTCGTTGGAGGACCTCTACTGTTGCATGCCCCAACTGGACGCGGCTGGGAATCGGCTGGAACTCAGGTCAGAGGGTGTGCCCTGCATCGCCTCGGGCGTGTTGCTGTCCTACCCCTCTGTGGGCGGCGCCACCCGCCCCTCCGCGTCCTTCCAGCAGCAGCGGGCCGGGCCCTCGGATGTGCGGCTGagcgcccaccaccactggaTGCGCCGCAAGGCGGCCGTGAAACGCCTGGACCCTGCGCGGCTCCCGTGCCACTGGGTGCGCCCTCTGGCTGAGGTCCTGGTCCCAGACTCTCAAACACGCCCCTTGGAAGCCTACCGCGGACGCCAGCGGGGCGAGAAGACCAAGGCCCGGGCCGAACCCCAAGCCCTCGGCCCCGGCACCCGTGTCTCCCCGGCAGCGTTCTTCCCTCTCCGGCCAGGCATTCCTTTCCGTGCCTTGGACTCGGGCCCCGCACTCCTGTTCCCCACTTTAAATTTAGGCCTATCGTCGCCATCCCTCGAGTCAAAGCTTCCACTCCCCAACTCCAGGATCCGCTTCCTCACCACACACCCGGTGCTCCCTGATGTGgcccgcagccccagccccaag GGTCTGGAGCTGGCAGACAGCCTGGCAGATGGCCTCGATCCTGGCAGATGGCCTCGAACCACACCCCCGGTCCTTGAAGCCACTTCCCAGGTGATGTGGAAGCCGGTGTTGCTGCCAGAAGCCCTGAAGCTGGCCCCTGGTGTGAGCATGTGGAACCAGAGCACCCAGGTGTTGCTCAGCTCTGGTGTGCCTGAACAGGAGGACAAAGAAGGTAGCACCTTTCCTCCCGTTGAGCAACACCCCATCCAGACAGGTGCCCCAAAGCCCCAGGTGACCGTAGCACAGCTAATGAAGAACTCAGCCCCCAAAGTGTGGTCACGCTCCTCTAAGCCTGCTGCCTCCCTCTGA
- the C12H2orf81 gene encoding uncharacterized protein C2orf81 homolog isoform X10, translated as MQQKHRRSATALAMAHEGSCIPFTISQAREAMLQITEWRFLARDEGESAVAEDPTWGEDEEPSACTTDSWAQGSVPVLHAPTSEGLENFQGEVHSSGASPDSSAITPALHFPTSHCPSAFPQDPGGVDRIPLGRSWMGRGSQEQMESWEPSPELRVTSAPPPTSELFQEAGPRGPVEEADGQSRGLSSAGSLSASFQLSVEEAPADDADPSLDPYLVASPQASTEMGHPLGFHLSLEDLYCCMPQLDAAGNRLELRSEGVPCIASGVLLSYPSVGGATRPSASFQQQRAGPSDVRLSAHHHWMRRKAAVKRLDPARLPCHWVRPLAEVLVPDSQTRPLEAYRGRQRGEKTKARAEPQALGPGTRVSPAAFFPLRPGIPFRALDSGPALLFPTLNLGLSSPSLESKLPLPNSRIRFLTTHPVLPDVARSPSPKVWPSARWPSGWEGEAELLGELWAGRTRVLPQGLELADSLADGLDPGRWPRTTPPVLEATSQVMWKPVLLPEALKLAPGVSMWNQSTQVLLSSGVPEQEDKEGSTFPPVEQHPIQTGAPKPQVTVAQLMKNSAPKVWSRSSKPAASL; from the coding sequence tgcattccattcaccATCAGCCAGGCCCGGGAGGCCATGCTGCAGATCACCGAGTGGCGCTTCCTGGCCCGGGACGAGGGAGAATCTGCAGTAGCTGAGGACCCCACATGGGGTGAGGACGAGGAGCCTTCGGCATGCACGacggactcctgggctcagggttCAGTGCCCGTGCTGCACGCGCCCACCTCGGAGGGCCTGGAGAACTTCCAAGGCGAAGTACACTCCTCAGGAGCCTCTCCGGACTCCTCTGCCATTACTCCTGCTCTCCACTTTCCGACATCTCACTGCCCGAGTGCATTCCCCCAGGACCCTGGGGGCGTGGACCGGATCCCTTTAGGAAGGTCGTGGATGGGTCGAGGCTCCCAGGAGCAGATGGAATCTTGGGAGCCTTCTCCGGAGCTGAGAGTCACCTCGGCCCCTCCTCCCACATCAGAGCTGTTTCAGGAGGCAGGGCCCAGAGGTCCTGTAGAGGAAGCGGACGGCCAGTCTAGAGGCCTCTCCTCGGCCGGGTCCTTGAGCGCGAGCTTCCAACTGTCGGTGGAGGAGGCGCCTGCCGACGATGCCGACCCTTCTCTGGATCCGTACCTGGTAGCCAGCCCCCAGGCCTCAACCGAGATGGGACACCCCCTCGGCTTCCATTTGTCGTTGGAGGACCTCTACTGTTGCATGCCCCAACTGGACGCGGCTGGGAATCGGCTGGAACTCAGGTCAGAGGGTGTGCCCTGCATCGCCTCGGGCGTGTTGCTGTCCTACCCCTCTGTGGGCGGCGCCACCCGCCCCTCCGCGTCCTTCCAGCAGCAGCGGGCCGGGCCCTCGGATGTGCGGCTGagcgcccaccaccactggaTGCGCCGCAAGGCGGCCGTGAAACGCCTGGACCCTGCGCGGCTCCCGTGCCACTGGGTGCGCCCTCTGGCTGAGGTCCTGGTCCCAGACTCTCAAACACGCCCCTTGGAAGCCTACCGCGGACGCCAGCGGGGCGAGAAGACCAAGGCCCGGGCCGAACCCCAAGCCCTCGGCCCCGGCACCCGTGTCTCCCCGGCAGCGTTCTTCCCTCTCCGGCCAGGCATTCCTTTCCGTGCCTTGGACTCGGGCCCCGCACTCCTGTTCCCCACTTTAAATTTAGGCCTATCGTCGCCATCCCTCGAGTCAAAGCTTCCACTCCCCAACTCCAGGATCCGCTTCCTCACCACACACCCGGTGCTCCCTGATGTGgcccgcagccccagccccaaggTGTGGCCCAGTGCCAGGTGGCCCAGCGGTTGGGAGGGGGAGGCCGAGCTGCTGGGCGAGCTGTGGGCTGGCCGGACCCGCGTGCTTCCACAGGGTCTGGAGCTGGCAGACAGCCTGGCAGATGGCCTCGATCCTGGCAGATGGCCTCGAACCACACCCCCGGTCCTTGAAGCCACTTCCCAGGTGATGTGGAAGCCGGTGTTGCTGCCAGAAGCCCTGAAGCTGGCCCCTGGTGTGAGCATGTGGAACCAGAGCACCCAGGTGTTGCTCAGCTCTGGTGTGCCTGAACAGGAGGACAAAGAAGGTAGCACCTTTCCTCCCGTTGAGCAACACCCCATCCAGACAGGTGCCCCAAAGCCCCAGGTGACCGTAGCACAGCTAATGAAGAACTCAGCCCCCAAAGTGTGGTCACGCTCCTCTAAGCCTGCTGCCTCCCTCTGA